AAAATCGTCGCGGCTGGCGGCAAACAACGTATGCCGGTGCGCGAATATTTCCCCGGTGAGAAGCCTTATCGCATGGTGTATATGGAAGATCCGTTCGGCAATATCATTGAGATCTACAGCCACAGCTATGAACTGACCTACTCTGCGGGTGCCTATGTTTAACGTGCCGAACGACTGGCGCGGCTGGGTCTGGCAGGGCGGCAAATCGCCGCACGATCTCCAGGATCGTTATCTGACTGCGGATCCTTTGCAGTCCGGCGAGGTGCTGGTGCAGAACGCGGCGATCGGTCTGAATCCGGTGGACTGGAAAGTGCTCGACAGCCAAATCGGCAAAGTACCGGGTGTGGATGGCGCAGGCACCGTGGTAGCCATTGGAGCGGATGTTGATCAACGCTGGCTCGGCACCCGCGTGGCTTATCATCAGAGCCTGCAACGTCCCGGCAGCTTTGCCGAATTTACCCCCATTGCCGCCCAGGTACTGATGCGCCTGCCGGATGCTATCGATTTTGCTACGGCAGCGGCCTTCCCCTGCCCGGCATTAACCGCCTGGCAGGCCATCGAAAAAGTTCCCACCCAGCCGGGCGCGTCATTGCTGATTGCCGGTGCCGGGGGATCGGTCGGTCACTTCCTGGTACAGCTGGCGCAGGCGCGTGGTTTCACGGTGACGACACTCAGCAGCGAGCGCCATTTTTCCCGCCTGCAAGCACTCGGTGCGAAGTACACCTTAAGCGATCCG
This genomic stretch from Pantoea cypripedii harbors:
- a CDS encoding zinc-binding dehydrogenase — translated: MFNVPNDWRGWVWQGGKSPHDLQDRYLTADPLQSGEVLVQNAAIGLNPVDWKVLDSQIGKVPGVDGAGTVVAIGADVDQRWLGTRVAYHQSLQRPGSFAEFTPIAAQVLMRLPDAIDFATAAAFPCPALTAWQAIEKVPTQPGASLLIAGAGGSVGHFLVQLAQARGFTVTTLSSERHFSRLQALGAKYTLSDPLHNASRFYAVIDAASPEHATSLADNLLANGHLVCIQGRVEQWPCTPFGRALSLHEVALGALHLHGDAQQWHALTQQGERMLAQIAQGTLHSELLLHFPYDQLPTQLQALQHRNFSGKQIILL